A window of the Sphaerobacter thermophilus DSM 20745 genome harbors these coding sequences:
- the topA gene encoding type I DNA topoisomerase produces MAEEAKRKRTTTSTEDEQTTATRRTTRRTAAKSDGTTSTRSRATKSTRTTKTTKQASGNGTLVIVESPAKARNIGRILGRGYTVKASMGHVRDLPKSKLGVETDRDFAPVYLIPRDKSKVVKELRADVKEAREILLATDPDREGEAIAWHLVEATDPGDKPVRRIVFHEITPEAIREALRNPRGIDMRLVEAQQARRILDRLVGYEISPLLWRKVKRGLSAGRVQSVALRLVVEREREIQNFVPQEYWTLDAELAKREAVNGRKPKPFVASLSRVNGQKPDLKDEASTMAIVRALDGAEFQVVKVEVKETQRRPAPPFTTSTLQQEASRKLNMPVRRTMQIAQELYEGIDLGDAGTVGLITYMRTDSTNVAASAQARAREVIAERYGPEFLPDRPPVYTRKAKGAQEAHEAIRPTDPARDPESIKAFLGGASSPRYKLYRLIWQRFIASQTRNAVFDSTAVDIDAGPPGGPKPYRFRATGSVIKFPGFLAIYREGRDDDTVDEIDREALPPLTEGEVLDLVRLLPEQHFTQPPPRFTEATLVKALEELGIGRPSTYAPTIATLQARNYVTVEQRRLYPTELGTVVNDLLVQHFPDIVDVNFTSKLEDELDQIASGEQSWVPMVRAFYGPFHETVERAEKEIGRVKVADEPTDEVCEKCGRPMVIKLGRYGRFLACSGFPECRNARPLLQKIGVTCPQCGEGDIVQRRTKKGRVFYGCSRYPDCNFSSWEKPTGEPCPQCGGVLVETRGGTVRCSTQGCQYRATRLERTA; encoded by the coding sequence ATGGCTGAAGAGGCGAAGAGGAAGCGGACCACCACCAGCACTGAAGACGAGCAGACAACGGCCACCAGGCGCACGACGCGCCGCACGGCGGCCAAGAGTGACGGGACGACCTCCACGCGCTCGCGCGCCACGAAGAGCACCAGGACGACCAAGACGACGAAGCAAGCGAGCGGGAACGGCACCCTGGTCATCGTGGAGTCGCCGGCCAAGGCGCGCAACATCGGGCGCATACTCGGCCGGGGCTACACGGTCAAAGCCTCGATGGGCCACGTCCGCGACCTGCCCAAGTCCAAGCTCGGGGTGGAGACCGACCGCGATTTCGCGCCGGTCTACCTCATCCCGCGCGACAAGAGCAAGGTCGTCAAGGAACTGCGCGCCGACGTCAAGGAGGCCCGCGAGATCCTGCTCGCGACCGACCCCGACCGGGAGGGCGAGGCGATCGCCTGGCACCTCGTCGAGGCCACTGACCCAGGCGATAAGCCGGTCCGCCGGATCGTGTTCCACGAGATCACGCCTGAGGCGATCCGCGAGGCGCTCCGCAACCCGCGCGGGATCGACATGCGGCTGGTCGAGGCACAGCAGGCACGGCGAATCCTCGACCGGCTGGTCGGCTACGAGATCAGCCCGCTGCTCTGGCGCAAAGTCAAGCGCGGCCTGTCGGCCGGGCGAGTCCAGTCGGTCGCGCTGCGTCTGGTGGTCGAGCGAGAGCGGGAGATCCAGAACTTCGTTCCGCAGGAGTACTGGACGCTCGACGCCGAACTCGCCAAGCGCGAGGCGGTAAACGGGCGCAAGCCGAAGCCGTTCGTCGCGTCTCTGTCGCGGGTCAACGGCCAGAAGCCGGACCTGAAAGACGAGGCGTCGACGATGGCGATCGTCCGCGCGCTCGACGGCGCCGAGTTCCAGGTGGTCAAGGTCGAGGTCAAGGAGACCCAGCGGCGGCCGGCGCCTCCGTTCACGACCAGCACCCTGCAGCAGGAGGCGTCCCGCAAGTTGAACATGCCCGTGCGCCGGACGATGCAGATCGCCCAGGAGCTCTACGAGGGGATCGACCTCGGCGACGCTGGCACGGTCGGCCTCATCACCTACATGCGCACCGACTCGACCAACGTGGCCGCCTCGGCCCAGGCGCGTGCGCGTGAGGTCATCGCCGAGCGCTACGGCCCCGAGTTCCTGCCCGACCGCCCACCGGTCTACACGCGCAAGGCCAAGGGGGCACAGGAGGCGCACGAGGCCATCCGCCCGACCGACCCGGCCCGCGACCCGGAGTCGATCAAGGCGTTCCTCGGTGGGGCCAGCAGCCCGCGCTACAAGCTCTACCGGCTGATCTGGCAGCGGTTCATCGCCAGCCAGACCCGCAATGCCGTGTTCGACAGCACCGCGGTCGACATCGACGCCGGCCCGCCGGGCGGGCCGAAGCCCTACCGCTTCCGCGCAACGGGCTCGGTCATCAAGTTCCCCGGCTTCCTCGCCATCTACCGCGAGGGGCGGGACGACGACACCGTCGATGAGATCGACCGGGAGGCGCTGCCGCCGCTGACAGAGGGCGAAGTGCTCGACTTGGTGCGCCTGCTCCCCGAGCAGCACTTCACCCAGCCGCCGCCACGGTTCACCGAGGCAACGCTGGTCAAGGCGCTGGAAGAGCTGGGCATCGGCCGGCCGAGCACCTACGCACCGACGATCGCCACGCTCCAGGCACGCAACTACGTCACCGTCGAGCAGCGGCGCCTCTACCCGACCGAGCTCGGCACCGTGGTCAACGACCTACTGGTCCAGCACTTCCCGGACATCGTGGACGTGAACTTCACCTCCAAGCTGGAGGACGAGTTGGACCAAATCGCCTCAGGCGAGCAGTCCTGGGTGCCGATGGTGCGCGCGTTCTACGGCCCGTTCCACGAAACGGTCGAGCGCGCCGAGAAAGAGATCGGGCGGGTCAAGGTCGCCGACGAGCCGACCGACGAGGTGTGCGAGAAGTGTGGCCGGCCGATGGTGATCAAGCTCGGCCGCTACGGGCGGTTCCTGGCCTGCTCCGGCTTCCCGGAGTGCCGCAACGCCCGGCCGCTGCTGCAGAAGATCGGTGTCACCTGCCCCCAGTGTGGCGAGGGCGACATCGTTCAGCGGCGGACCAAGAAGGGCCGGGTCTTCTACGGCTGCAGCCGCTACCCGGACTGCAACTTCTCGAGCTGGGAGAAGCCGACCGGCGAGCCGTGCCCGCAGTGCGGGGGCGTCTTGGTGGAGACGCGCGGCGGGACAGTCCGCTGCTCCACCCAGGGTTGCCAGTACCGCGCGACACGCCTGGAACGCACCGCCTAG
- a CDS encoding guanylate kinase — MAARVRWNEQADELIEELRSLARPRLIVISGPSGVGKDTVIEQMRLRHPEYSFAVTATTRPRRPGEIDGVHYIFMARAEFEEARARGEFLESAEVYGHLYGVPKDRVRRALRAGQNVVVKVDVQGAASIRKIMPDSIFIFLTPPSMAELMRRLRGRKTDDPEALMQRISTAAHELRRVYEFDYVVFNENDRVEETLDKIDAIILAENSRLPREGRDV, encoded by the coding sequence GTGGCGGCTAGGGTGCGATGGAACGAGCAGGCGGATGAACTCATAGAAGAGTTGCGCTCGCTCGCGCGCCCACGCCTTATCGTCATCTCCGGCCCCTCCGGCGTGGGGAAAGACACCGTCATCGAGCAGATGCGCCTGCGGCACCCGGAGTACAGCTTCGCGGTGACCGCGACGACCCGGCCAAGGCGGCCGGGTGAGATCGACGGCGTCCACTACATCTTCATGGCCCGCGCCGAGTTCGAGGAAGCGCGGGCGCGGGGCGAGTTCCTGGAGTCGGCCGAAGTCTACGGCCACCTCTACGGCGTGCCGAAGGATCGGGTGCGGCGGGCGCTGCGCGCCGGGCAGAACGTCGTGGTGAAGGTCGATGTGCAGGGCGCGGCATCCATCCGAAAGATCATGCCCGACTCCATCTTCATCTTCCTCACACCCCCCTCGATGGCGGAGCTGATGCGCCGCCTGCGCGGTCGAAAGACCGACGATCCCGAGGCGCTGATGCAACGCATCTCGACAGCGGCTCACGAGCTGCGGCGGGTCTACGAGTTCGACTACGTGGTCTTCAACGAGAACGACCGGGTCGAGGAGACGCTCGACAAGATCGACGCGATCATCCTGGCGGAGAACTCGCGCCTGCCGCGCGAGGGGCGGGATGTCTGA
- the nusB gene encoding transcription antitermination factor NusB yields MSVGTIRHQARTLALQILYEADVAQHPASDVLARYTSDLSLPQPVRRYVERLISGVMEDLEKIDAEIGAAAPAFPVDQLPPIDRNILRIAIYELRNEHDVPVKAAINEAVELAKRFGGDNSSRFVNGVLGTIAGNLASSR; encoded by the coding sequence ATGTCAGTCGGAACCATTCGACACCAGGCCAGAACTCTGGCCCTCCAGATCCTCTACGAGGCCGATGTCGCCCAGCACCCGGCGTCGGACGTGTTGGCTCGCTACACCAGCGACCTGTCGCTGCCGCAGCCGGTGCGGCGCTATGTGGAGCGATTGATCTCCGGAGTGATGGAGGATCTGGAGAAGATCGACGCCGAGATCGGCGCCGCGGCTCCGGCGTTCCCGGTGGACCAGTTGCCGCCGATCGACCGCAACATCCTGCGGATCGCGATCTACGAACTTCGGAACGAGCACGACGTGCCGGTGAAGGCAGCCATCAACGAAGCGGTAGAATTGGCCAAGCGTTTCGGCGGCGACAACTCCAGCCGTTTTGTCAACGGGGTGCTGGGCACCATCGCGGGCAACCTGGCCTCCTCGCGCTAG
- a CDS encoding Rqc2 family fibronectin-binding protein gives MFDVLTIAALADELASRLVGGRIQRILQIDDATIGLEVYAEHQRSILVASADSRNPRLYLSTQRLSADPDRVTPLLLLLRKYARGGRVAAVQQPPLERIMRLSIAKPFYPDNRRKRDDAPTEDDETPSELVYTHLIVELMGRRSNIILTDDEGRILDAIKRVTPDMSRVRPILPGRPYVPPPPREDVVDPRHLTAGALHDLLRPAPPDEELAPLLVRHLAGFSPQMAREAVHRATGEADAPVRAVASRDGAAALAEAIKSVLAPLETGDWTPSVYLNEGRAVAFAAIPLDHLADAEVERFPTMSPAIERWLTLAGAPQPVAQAQRRDKLVAQIRSARERTAARLRSLEEERARGEEGERWRTMGELIYAYLASIEPGQTELQVDGLTIPLDPALSPSENAQAYFERYRKARSATENLPELIEATRTELAYLEQLETLAGFAEGMDQVEQVRQEWESYRDQRPDAPPGKRRRQSEPKRPKPLRTARGDLIYIGHNGRQNDLVTFDIASPDDTWLHARGLPGAHVIVRWSGPEDEEVLLQAAALAAYFSAGRNATSVEVDATARRYVRKIKGAGPGMVTYRNERTLNVRPTSPEDLGLA, from the coding sequence ATGTTCGACGTCTTGACGATCGCCGCACTGGCGGACGAACTGGCGAGCCGGCTGGTCGGTGGTCGCATCCAACGCATCCTACAAATCGATGACGCGACCATTGGCCTGGAGGTGTACGCCGAACACCAGCGGTCCATTCTGGTCGCCAGCGCCGACTCGCGAAACCCGCGACTCTACCTATCGACGCAGCGGCTCAGCGCGGACCCCGATCGCGTGACACCGCTCCTACTCCTCCTCCGGAAGTACGCCCGCGGCGGTCGCGTCGCTGCAGTACAGCAGCCACCGCTTGAGCGCATTATGCGCCTGAGTATAGCCAAGCCGTTTTACCCGGACAACCGGCGCAAGCGCGACGATGCCCCCACAGAGGACGACGAGACACCGTCCGAGCTGGTCTATACCCACCTCATTGTCGAACTGATGGGACGGCGGAGCAACATCATTCTCACCGACGACGAGGGCCGCATCCTCGACGCGATCAAGCGTGTCACTCCCGACATGAGCCGCGTCCGGCCGATCTTGCCGGGCCGACCCTACGTCCCCCCGCCGCCGCGGGAGGACGTCGTCGACCCCCGGCACCTAACGGCCGGCGCCCTCCACGACCTGCTGCGCCCAGCCCCGCCGGACGAGGAGCTGGCTCCGCTGCTCGTGCGACATCTGGCCGGGTTCAGCCCGCAGATGGCGCGGGAGGCGGTCCACCGCGCCACCGGCGAAGCCGACGCGCCCGTGCGCGCCGTCGCCAGCCGCGACGGAGCGGCGGCGCTCGCTGAGGCCATCAAGTCCGTGCTCGCACCCTTGGAGACCGGGGACTGGACGCCGAGCGTCTACCTCAACGAGGGCCGCGCCGTCGCGTTCGCCGCCATCCCACTCGACCATCTCGCGGACGCCGAGGTCGAGCGGTTCCCGACCATGTCTCCCGCGATCGAGCGCTGGCTGACACTCGCCGGGGCGCCGCAGCCGGTGGCGCAGGCGCAGCGGCGCGACAAGCTCGTGGCACAGATCCGGAGCGCGCGCGAGCGCACCGCAGCCCGCCTCCGCTCCCTCGAGGAAGAGCGAGCACGCGGCGAGGAGGGCGAACGCTGGCGCACCATGGGTGAGTTGATCTACGCCTATCTCGCCTCCATCGAGCCCGGCCAGACGGAGCTGCAGGTGGATGGCCTGACGATCCCGCTCGACCCCGCGCTCTCACCCAGTGAGAACGCGCAGGCCTACTTCGAGCGCTACCGCAAGGCCCGCTCGGCCACCGAGAATCTCCCGGAGCTGATCGAGGCGACCCGGACCGAGCTCGCCTACCTGGAACAACTGGAGACCCTGGCCGGCTTCGCCGAGGGGATGGATCAGGTCGAGCAGGTCCGCCAGGAATGGGAGAGCTACCGCGACCAGCGCCCCGATGCACCCCCGGGCAAGCGCCGCCGCCAATCCGAGCCGAAGCGCCCGAAGCCCCTGCGCACGGCGCGCGGCGACCTGATCTATATTGGCCACAACGGCCGGCAGAACGACCTCGTCACCTTCGACATCGCCAGCCCGGACGACACGTGGCTGCACGCACGCGGCCTACCAGGCGCCCACGTGATCGTGCGCTGGTCCGGTCCGGAGGACGAGGAGGTGCTGCTCCAAGCCGCAGCGCTCGCCGCCTACTTCAGCGCGGGACGGAACGCGACCAGCGTGGAGGTTGACGCCACCGCACGCCGCTACGTGCGCAAGATCAAGGGGGCAGGCCCTGGCATGGTGACCTACCGCAACGAACGCACGCTCAACGTCCGTCCCACGTCCCCCGAGGATCTCGGTCTCGCGTAG
- the def gene encoding peptide deformylase, which yields MAVLKLVYEGDPRLRQKAVRIRKVDDDLRRLAADMLETMYAADGVGLAGPQVGVMRRIIVIGVPAGFENEDDPPIEMALINPEIVRASGRQVGPEGCLSIPNWYGEVPRAMHVTVKARDLDDREIRIKASGGLARILQHEIDHLDGILFTDRVEDKSTLQYIEPAPVEEEAPAPADD from the coding sequence ATGGCAGTCTTGAAGCTCGTCTACGAAGGTGATCCCCGGCTCCGGCAGAAGGCCGTGCGTATCCGCAAGGTCGACGACGACCTGCGGCGGCTCGCGGCAGACATGCTGGAGACGATGTACGCCGCCGACGGCGTGGGCCTCGCAGGGCCACAGGTCGGGGTCATGCGCCGCATCATCGTGATCGGCGTCCCGGCCGGGTTCGAGAACGAGGACGACCCGCCGATAGAGATGGCCCTGATCAACCCCGAGATCGTCCGCGCTTCGGGACGCCAGGTTGGACCGGAGGGGTGTCTGAGCATTCCGAACTGGTACGGTGAGGTCCCGCGCGCCATGCACGTCACCGTCAAGGCACGCGACCTCGACGACCGGGAGATCCGCATCAAGGCCTCCGGCGGCCTTGCGCGCATCCTGCAGCACGAGATCGACCACCTCGATGGGATCCTCTTCACCGACCGGGTAGAGGACAAGAGCACCCTGCAGTACATTGAGCCCGCTCCCGTCGAAGAAGAGGCCCCCGCCCCTGCCGACGATTAG
- the dprA gene encoding DNA-processing protein DprA, whose protein sequence is MTETEFWLGFHLVPGIGATRVARLLEHFGSLAAAWEANVEELRAAGLSERVAGKLVATRRRISLEREMERIARAGVSLVTLADPAYPRLLREIPSPPLLLYVRGTLTPADEHSIGIVGTRRASAYGREMTRRLTGDLVRAGLTIVSGLARGIDAVAHRTALEMGGRTIAVLGSGVDVIYPPEHRQLAEQVAQQGALVSEFPLGTPPDGPNFPVRNRLISGLSLGVVVVEAPRRSGALITANFAADQSRTVYAVPGSAMAPGSEGPLQLLRDGAVLAASAADILSDLKLTVRQANLEARQALPTTSEEADVLHYLDGEPRHIDEIALESGLAISRLSALLLEMQLKGLVRNVGHQHYVRA, encoded by the coding sequence ATGACCGAAACGGAATTCTGGCTCGGGTTCCATCTGGTGCCCGGGATCGGCGCGACCCGAGTTGCGCGCCTGCTGGAGCATTTCGGCTCGCTGGCCGCCGCCTGGGAAGCCAACGTGGAGGAGCTGCGCGCCGCGGGGCTAAGCGAGCGTGTCGCCGGGAAGCTGGTGGCGACCCGTCGGCGGATCTCGCTCGAGCGCGAGATGGAGCGCATCGCGCGGGCCGGCGTGTCGCTCGTCACGCTGGCCGATCCGGCCTACCCGCGGCTCCTGCGCGAGATCCCCAGCCCGCCGCTCCTTCTCTACGTGCGCGGCACACTCACCCCGGCTGACGAGCACAGCATCGGCATCGTCGGGACCCGGCGTGCCTCAGCCTACGGCCGGGAAATGACCCGCCGCCTCACCGGCGACCTCGTGCGCGCGGGTCTGACGATCGTCAGCGGCCTGGCCCGCGGCATCGACGCCGTCGCCCACCGCACAGCCCTGGAGATGGGCGGACGGACCATCGCGGTCCTGGGCAGCGGCGTGGACGTCATCTACCCGCCGGAGCACCGGCAACTCGCCGAGCAGGTGGCACAGCAGGGGGCACTTGTGTCAGAGTTTCCTCTTGGCACGCCGCCCGATGGGCCGAACTTCCCGGTTCGGAATCGGCTCATCAGCGGCCTGTCACTGGGCGTGGTAGTCGTCGAAGCGCCACGCCGGAGCGGCGCGCTCATCACTGCCAACTTCGCCGCCGATCAGAGCCGGACCGTCTACGCCGTTCCGGGCTCGGCTATGGCTCCGGGCAGTGAAGGGCCCCTGCAGCTCCTGCGGGATGGAGCGGTCCTTGCGGCGTCGGCAGCAGACATCCTGTCCGACCTCAAGCTGACCGTCCGGCAAGCGAACCTCGAGGCGCGCCAGGCGCTGCCGACCACGAGTGAGGAGGCGGACGTGCTCCACTATCTCGACGGCGAGCCGCGCCACATCGATGAGATCGCGCTGGAGTCGGGCCTTGCGATTAGCCGGCTGAGTGCGCTCCTCCTGGAGATGCAGCTCAAGGGCCTGGTTCGCAACGTTGGCCATCAACACTACGTTCGGGCCTGA
- the tatC gene encoding twin-arginine translocase subunit TatC, with the protein MVSILDRMRGRSNPPVVPEAEPEEEIFEEMTLQEHLEELRSRLLYSALFVAAGFVVGLALTLRVLRIMADMTGRPDFVLISPLEGFSTYMKVALYIGIAVAMPALIYHFVRFLAPGLTRRERRYLYRALPFVTLMFIAGVAFAFFIVIPRGLSFLAGFGGDVFRAEFRAQEVVSFYLTLMLWIGLVFETPVVIFLLAKLDIVTAQRLASLRKYMIILVLVAAAIITPTPDPFNMFMVAAPMYALYEFGILLARLA; encoded by the coding sequence ATGGTCAGTATCCTCGACCGCATGCGCGGTCGCTCCAATCCACCTGTGGTGCCGGAGGCCGAACCAGAGGAGGAGATCTTTGAGGAGATGACCCTCCAGGAGCACCTGGAGGAACTCCGATCGCGTCTCCTCTACTCGGCGTTGTTCGTCGCTGCCGGCTTCGTGGTCGGCCTGGCGTTGACGCTCCGCGTGCTGCGCATCATGGCCGACATGACGGGGCGACCGGACTTTGTTCTAATCTCGCCGCTGGAGGGCTTCTCCACCTACATGAAGGTGGCGCTCTACATCGGCATCGCCGTGGCCATGCCCGCCCTGATCTACCACTTCGTGCGCTTCCTCGCGCCGGGGTTAACCAGACGCGAGCGTCGGTACCTGTACCGTGCGCTCCCGTTTGTGACCCTGATGTTCATCGCGGGTGTGGCCTTCGCCTTCTTCATCGTGATCCCGCGCGGGCTGTCGTTCCTGGCCGGGTTCGGCGGCGATGTGTTCCGGGCCGAGTTCCGCGCGCAAGAGGTCGTCTCGTTCTACCTGACCCTCATGCTGTGGATCGGCCTGGTGTTCGAGACGCCGGTGGTGATCTTCCTGCTGGCGAAGCTCGACATCGTGACAGCCCAGCGGCTCGCGTCGCTCCGCAAGTACATGATTATCCTGGTCCTGGTCGCGGCCGCGATCATCACGCCGACACCCGACCCCTTCAACATGTTCATGGTGGCGGCGCCGATGTACGCCCTCTACGAGTTCGGCATCCTCCTCGCGAGGCTCGCTTGA
- the acpP gene encoding acyl carrier protein, whose protein sequence is MDSSSVLERVQSVVAEQLGVDPEKVTPDAEFVQDLNADSLDLVELIMQLEEEFGIEISDEEAENIVTVGDALEFIQEHTAAK, encoded by the coding sequence GTGGATTCGTCCTCGGTTCTGGAGCGCGTTCAGAGCGTCGTAGCGGAGCAACTCGGGGTTGATCCGGAGAAGGTGACGCCCGACGCCGAGTTCGTGCAGGATCTGAATGCGGACTCGCTCGATCTGGTCGAGCTGATCATGCAGCTCGAGGAGGAGTTCGGCATCGAGATCTCCGACGAGGAAGCGGAGAACATCGTCACGGTCGGTGACGCGCTGGAGTTCATCCAGGAGCACACGGCGGCGAAGTAG
- a CDS encoding mannose-1-phosphate guanylyltransferase translates to MALYAVIPAGGSGTRLWPASRTARPKFLLPLPGPLSMLQATVERLLPLVPPANMLIVTGASHADAVAAQVPEIPEGNIIVEPQARGTGPAIGLAAALFARRDPDAIMGSFAADHHVADPIAFRQAIRAAAEAAREGYLVTVGIKPTYPETGYGYIRCGEILFHREGLAVHAVEEFKEKPDLATAERYVASGQYQWNASMFVWRAQTLLDAMRRLLPDVYELLTEIAAAWDRPDRAETMERLWAQLPEVTIDHGIMEHADNVAVVPASFGWTDLGDWHSLAELLASEKDDNVALGAEHIATDTRGTLVFGDGRVIATLGVEDLVIVDTDDVLLVCHRSRAQDVRRIVERLRGQGDQRLL, encoded by the coding sequence ATGGCGCTGTATGCAGTGATCCCCGCAGGCGGTAGCGGCACCCGGCTCTGGCCGGCGAGCCGCACGGCACGGCCGAAGTTCCTTCTGCCACTGCCCGGCCCGCTCTCGATGCTGCAGGCGACAGTCGAGCGGCTCCTGCCGCTCGTGCCCCCGGCCAACATGCTCATCGTCACCGGCGCCTCGCATGCCGACGCGGTCGCCGCACAGGTGCCGGAGATCCCGGAGGGGAACATCATCGTCGAGCCGCAGGCGCGGGGCACCGGACCGGCCATCGGCCTGGCCGCCGCACTCTTCGCCCGTCGCGACCCGGATGCGATCATGGGCTCCTTCGCGGCCGATCACCACGTCGCCGACCCGATCGCATTCCGCCAAGCGATCCGCGCCGCTGCCGAGGCTGCCAGGGAGGGCTACCTCGTCACCGTGGGCATCAAACCGACCTACCCCGAGACCGGTTACGGATACATCCGCTGTGGCGAGATCCTCTTCCACCGCGAGGGATTGGCCGTCCACGCGGTCGAGGAGTTCAAGGAAAAGCCCGATCTGGCTACGGCCGAGCGCTACGTCGCCAGCGGGCAGTATCAATGGAACGCCAGCATGTTCGTCTGGCGAGCCCAGACACTGCTCGACGCCATGCGGCGCCTGCTGCCGGACGTGTACGAGCTCCTGACGGAGATCGCCGCCGCCTGGGACCGCCCGGATCGCGCGGAGACGATGGAGCGGCTCTGGGCGCAGTTGCCGGAGGTCACCATCGACCACGGCATCATGGAGCACGCCGACAACGTCGCAGTTGTCCCGGCCTCCTTCGGCTGGACCGACCTGGGCGACTGGCACAGCCTGGCCGAGCTCCTGGCTAGCGAGAAGGACGACAACGTGGCGCTCGGCGCGGAGCACATCGCCACAGACACGCGTGGGACGCTCGTCTTCGGTGACGGGCGCGTCATCGCCACGCTGGGGGTCGAGGATCTGGTCATCGTCGACACCGACGACGTCCTCCTCGTCTGCCATCGCTCTCGTGCCCAGGATGTGCGGCGGATCGTCGAACGGCTGCGGGGACAGGGGGACCAGCGGCTCCTCTAG
- the accC gene encoding acetyl-CoA carboxylase biotin carboxylase subunit, whose product MFRKILIANRGEIALRVLRACRELGIKAVVAYSEADRDSLPVRLSDEAVCIGPAPAGRSYNNIPAIISAAIVTGCDALHPGYGFLAESPSLAEICRECNLTFIGPSPDVIAQMGNKATARAMMRKAGLPIIPGVEEPVHDTTAAREVAKRIGYPVLIKAVAGGGGRGMRIAQDERELIRVFPVAQSEAQAAFGNGAVYIERYLEEPRHVEVQVLADHHGHVVALGERDCSLQRRYQKLVEESPAPNLSNKVRENLAKAAVKAAKAIGYTNAGTFEFLVDKDGRFYFTEANSRIQVEHPVTEMVTGIDLVQWQIRVAAGEELDFSQRDVRLRGHAIEVRITAEHPDHDFQPSCGEITGLVLPGGPGIRVDSHLYPGYVVPPYYDSLLAKVIAWAPTRDEAITRLRRALAETVIGGVDTTTGFHLRLLDDPAFRAGQISTRFVQQFLARSGPMTASFEL is encoded by the coding sequence GTGTTCCGAAAGATTCTGATCGCGAACCGTGGTGAGATCGCGCTGCGGGTGCTGCGCGCGTGTCGTGAGCTGGGCATCAAGGCGGTGGTCGCCTACTCCGAGGCCGACCGCGACAGCCTCCCGGTGCGGCTCTCGGACGAGGCAGTCTGCATCGGCCCCGCGCCGGCCGGGCGCAGCTACAACAACATCCCGGCTATCATCAGTGCGGCCATCGTGACCGGCTGCGACGCGCTGCACCCCGGCTACGGCTTCCTGGCCGAGAGCCCATCACTGGCGGAGATCTGCCGCGAGTGCAACCTGACCTTCATTGGTCCCTCGCCGGACGTCATCGCCCAGATGGGCAACAAGGCGACGGCCCGCGCGATGATGCGCAAGGCGGGGCTCCCGATCATCCCGGGCGTGGAGGAGCCGGTCCACGACACGACCGCCGCGCGCGAGGTGGCGAAGCGGATCGGTTATCCGGTCCTCATCAAGGCCGTGGCGGGCGGCGGCGGCCGTGGGATGCGCATTGCCCAGGACGAGCGAGAGCTGATCCGCGTGTTCCCGGTGGCGCAGTCCGAGGCGCAGGCAGCCTTCGGCAACGGTGCGGTCTACATCGAGCGCTATCTGGAGGAACCGCGCCACGTCGAGGTGCAGGTCCTTGCCGACCACCACGGCCACGTGGTCGCCCTGGGCGAGCGGGACTGCTCGCTCCAGCGGCGCTATCAGAAGCTCGTCGAGGAGTCGCCCGCGCCCAACCTCTCAAACAAGGTGCGGGAGAATCTGGCCAAGGCGGCGGTCAAGGCTGCCAAGGCCATCGGTTACACCAACGCTGGGACGTTCGAGTTCCTGGTGGACAAGGACGGCCGTTTCTACTTCACCGAGGCGAACAGCCGGATCCAGGTGGAGCACCCGGTCACGGAGATGGTGACCGGAATCGACCTGGTGCAATGGCAGATCCGAGTGGCGGCGGGCGAGGAACTGGACTTCTCGCAGCGGGATGTGCGCCTGCGCGGCCACGCCATCGAGGTGCGCATCACCGCCGAGCACCCGGACCACGACTTCCAGCCGAGTTGTGGCGAGATCACCGGCCTTGTGCTGCCGGGTGGGCCGGGCATCCGCGTCGACAGCCACCTCTACCCCGGCTACGTCGTTCCGCCCTACTACGACTCGCTGCTGGCGAAGGTGATCGCCTGGGCTCCGACGCGGGACGAGGCAATCACCCGGCTGCGGCGGGCGCTGGCGGAGACGGTGATCGGTGGCGTAGACACGACGACCGGCTTCCACCTGCGGCTCCTGGACGACCCGGCCTTCCGTGCCGGGCAGATCTCCACGCGCTTCGTGCAGCAGTTCCTGGCCCGCTCCGGCCCCATGACGGCGTCGTTCGAGTTGTAA